TGGTTTGGCAATGTTTATTACCGTGTTGGGTGTTTGGTTTGGCTTGACGATTAAAGAAAATCTTCAAGGCATGAACTCTGAACAATTAAAGCGTTCCTACCGGATCGGCATGCAGTGGTTTATTTTTTCTGAAGTGATGTTTTTCTTCTCCTTCTTCTTAGCACTGTTTTATTTTCGTGTTGTATCTGGGCCAGATTTGGCTGAAGGTGCGACCAACAGTATTTTGTGGAACGGATTTAATTACGACTGGCCGCTGCTGGCAACCCCGCAAGATGCTATTGGCGGTGTCGATGCGCAGGCAAAGGCCGGTTACTTAGCTAACAACGGTCAGTTTGTCGGCGCCGATAAGGCGATGACCTGGCCAGGTTTCAGCAACCTACTTAG
This genomic window from Pseudomonadales bacterium contains:
- a CDS encoding cytochrome c oxidase subunit 3, producing MAGQKTEDFQTYYVPEQSSMAILASVTLAMTVYGVAGGINALSAGDGSGSTSWFLFGAGLAMFITVLGVWFGLTIKENLQGMNSEQLKRSYRIGMQWFIFSEVMFFFSFFLALFYFRVVSGPDLAEGATNSILWNGFNYDWPLLATPQDAIGGVDAQAKAGYLANNGQFVGADKAMTWPGFSNLL